TTCGATTTTTCCGAGCGGCTCTCGTCGGTCACGGTGCCGAGTCTGCTCCTGCATGGGGAACAGGACGGCCTTATGCCCAGGGACAAGGCTGAGGCCATGGCCCGCATGATGCCCCGAGCCCGGGTGGCGACCCTGACCGAAGCATTACACTTGAGCAATATTGAACAAAGCGAGGCCTTTGTCCGGGAATTGCTCGCCTTTTGGGACGGGAGGAGCTAACGGGGCCGGGAAGGCCGTATGGGAGGCTTGCACAGCCGTTCGCTCCTTTCGCGGCTCCGGATGGAGCCGCTTTCACGATAGGCAGACGCCCATGCGGAAGGTTTCCCGCAGGGGCGTCTGGATGAGAGGAGGCCACGGGTGTATTAACCGATGGCGTCAGGTCCCGTTTCTTCGGTCCGGATGCGCATGGACTTGGCAATATCCAGGACAAAAACAACCCCATCCCCTTCTCTGCCGGTTTGCGCCCCTTCCCGTATCGCGTCGAGGGCCGCATCCACGAACTCCTCGTTGACGCCGATTTCCAGGCGGATTTTCTTGAGCAGATTCACTTCCATGACCACGCCCCGGTAGGTTTCAGTGAACCCTTTCTGGCGACCGCTACCGAGGATGTTGGTCACGGACATATTGTAGACCCGTTTGGCATACAGGGCCTGTTTGACCGGATTGAGGCGCTCTGGTCTGATATAGGCTATGATGAGTTTCATAGTGGGTCTCCTTACTCGGTGCTGAAGATCTGGAAGCCGTTGTAGGATTCCATGCCGTGTTCCGTGATATCCAGGCCCTTGCGTTCTTCGTCTTCATCGACGCGGATGCCGATAAGGGCGTCAACTCCTTTGAAGGCCATAAAACCAACGCCGAAGGCCCAGACGAAGACCGAGGCGACACCCAAGGCCTGGATGCCCAGGAGATTGATGCTGCCGCCGTAGAACAGCCCGGTCAGTCCACCGTATCCAGGTGCGGCCAGAAGACCGACACACAAGGTTCCGAAAGCGCCGCAGGTGCCGTGGACGGAGACGCAGCCCACCGGGTCGTCGACCTTCAAGACTTTGTCGATGAATTCCACGGACAGGATACACAGGATACCGGATCCGAGCCCAACGATCATGGCGCCGATGGGGGAGAGTTCGTAACAGCCGGCGGTGATACCCACGAGCCCGGCGAGGATGCCGTTCAGGCTCATGGTCGCGTCCGGTTTGCCGAAACGCAGCCAGGCCATGATCATGGCGCCCAGCGCCCCGGTGCCGGCGGACAGACTCGTATTGACCGCGATGTAGCCGATGGTGCCGTCAGCCGTGGTTGTGGAGCCGGGATTGAAACCAAACCAGCCGAACCAGAGGATGAACACACCCAGACCGGCCAGAGGAATGTTGTGGCCGGGGATGGCCCGGGCGGTTCCGTCCTTGGTGTATTTGCCCAAACGGGGACCGACTACGATGGCCCCGGCCAGGGCGATCCAGGCCCCTACCGAATGGACCACTGTGGACCCGGCGAAATCTGCGAAGCCGAGACTTTCCAGCCAACCCGCACCAGCGTCACCAAGCCAGAGGCTGCCCCAGGCCCAGTGTCCGGAGATGGGGTAGATCAAACCGGTCACAATGATGCTGATCAGGATATAGGCCGGAAATTTGGTGCGCTCAGCGACGCCCCCGGAGACGATGGTCGCGGCGGTGGCGGCAAAAACAGACTGGAAAAACCAGAAGGTCAATGTCCACTGTCCGTCAGGAGAGGTGGCGTCGACGCCGCCGAGGGCGAAGCCGCTGCCGCCGAGAAGGCCGCCGACATCAGTGCCGAACATCAGCGCGAATCCGAAAAAGAAGAACATGACCGAGCCGGCGGAAAAGTCGAGCACATTTTTCATCAAAATATTGCCCGCGTTCTTGGCCTGAGTGAAGCCGGCCTCGACCGCGGCAAATCCGGCCTGCATGAACATGACCAGGATGGCTGCGATCAGGGTCCAAAGGATGTTGCCGTGGAACTGACTTAATGGGGCCTCGGCCGCCAGGGCCATCGTGGGCACGAACCCCAGAACGGCTGCAAACGCCAAGGGGCGAAGCACGTTCGATTTGCAAAGTGAAGTTTTTCGTGACCGCATTGTCGTACCTCCCTAGAAGATGTTTTGCGGTGTGGTGTGTCGAAAGGGAGGTAGCAAGGATGGGGCCAATTTTTATAATAGCTTGAAATATAAGCTTTTATCGTTTTTTAAGCCCCGGAGGGGCGCAGATAGCTTTTGACAAAATTGAAAACGAAGGGGCGCTGAATGGTTGTTCAGTACAGATGGCCGGAAGCAAAAGGGTTGCCTTCTGATTGCAAAATACCTAAGATATTGAGATGATTTTCTAATATTTTGTTACAAAAATGGAATGTCTGTTTTTCGTGTTTTGAGGCGTATTTGGCCTTGACAAAAAATCCAGGGGCCCGCTAGTACTTAAGCCATGACGACACACAAGGACCACACCTCCATGATTGCCACTTCCATTTCTGAAACCGGCTCCGGTTTCTATTTTTGGTATTGGTTTTTTATGAGGGCCTGTGGTCCAGGTGCTGGCGTGGTTTCATAGAAAGAACCAAATACCCAGATACCCTAGGGCCGCAGGCAACAGCCGGCGGCCCTTTTTTTGTATCCAGGCAAGGGGCGCCGGTTTCGGTCCGGGGCAAAAGGAGGATGCCATGCATTTGGGAAAAGCCCTGCGATTAGAGCGGATTGTGAATCGGAACACCGGGCGGACGATCATTGTGCCCCTGGACCACGGCGTGACCGTGGGGCCCATCTATGGGCTTGTCGATTTGCGGGAAACAGTGGATAAAGTGGCTGAGGGCGGAGCGAACGCCGTACTGATGCACAAGGGGCTGGTCCGTTGCGGCCACCGGGAGCACGGCCGCGATGTCGGGCTGATCGTCCACCTCTCCGCCAGCACCGCCCTGTCACCCTATCCGAACGCCAAGACTCTGGTGGGGTCGGTCGAGGATGCCATCAAACTTGGGGCTGATGCGGTTTCCGTGCATGTGAACATAGGGGACGAATCGGAACGGCAAATGTTGTCCGATCTCGGCAATGTCTCGAGCCGGGCCGCTGAATGGGGTATTCCAGTGCTGGCAATGGTCTATGCCCGGGGGCCAAAGATCGAAAACGAATTCGATCCCCAGGTCGTCGCCCATTGCGCCCGCCTCGGCGAAGAACTCGGCGCTGACGTGGTCAAAGTGGTCTATACCGGGGATATTGAAAGTTTTTCAAAGATTGTGGATGCCTGCTGTGTGCCGGTGGTTATAGCCGGTGGCCCCAAGCTGGAAAATACCCGCCAGCTGGTGCAGATGGTCCACGATTCCATTGAAGCTGGCGGGGCCGGGCTCTCGGTCGGCCGGAACATTTTCCAGGCCGAAGCGCCGGACCGTCTGGTACGGGCCCTGCATCAGATTGTGCATGAGGATTACAGCGTGGAACAGGCCTTGAGCCTGCTGGAAAGCGGCGAGTAGCCTTTACAAAAATGGTATTTACGTATTGGGAAGTGGTGGAAAGCGTATGATGACTGTGTATGTAAAGGCGATGCCCTTCGACAAGCAGGTGGTGACCCTGGCCCTGGAATCCGGTGTTGATGGGCTCTTTGTCGCCCAGGAGCATAAGGAGGAGGTCCTCTCTCTGGGACGGACCGCCGTGGTCACGCCCGAGGAGATGGAGGAAATCACGCTTGCGGACAAGGGTGATGAGGAGGAAGCGGCCACAGCATTGCGGGCCGGCAAAAATGTTGTTCTGCGCCAGGGGTGGGAGATCATCCCTGTTGAAAATCTTCTGGCCCAGGGCGGCCGTCTGGGACTGGAAGTGACCAGCCTGGAGCAGGCGCGGCTGGCCGCCGGTATCCTGGAGCGGGGCGTCGATTTTATCGTCGTGCCCCAGGAGGCCTGCGAGGCGATCAAGCCGATTGTCGATGGGATGAAGCGCAGTCAGGGGCAGCTGGACCTGGAGATCGGCCGGATCACCTCCATTGCCCAGGTCGGCCTCGGGCATCGGGTCTGCGTGGATACCTGCAGTTTAATGCGCACCGGCCAGGGGCTTTTGGTCGGCAATTCGGCCGCACTGACCTTTCTCGTCAATGCCGAGACGGAGTCGAACCCGTACGTTGCGGCGCGGCCTTTTCGGATCAATGCCGGCGGGGTCCACGCCTATGTCAGCATGCCGGGGGACACGACCTCCTATCTCGAAGAATTGCGTGCTGGAAGTGAGGTCCTTGTTGTCGGACATGACGGGACCACACAGGTGGCTACGGTGGGACGGGTGAAGACCGAAGTCCGCCCGTTGCTGCTGATCACCGCCGAGGTTGGCGGTTCTTCCGGACAGGTTTTTTTGCAAAATGCGGAGACGATCCGTCTGGTGCGCCCCGACGGCAGTCCGGTGAGCGTGGTCTCCCTGCGCGAAGGCGATGAGATCTTGTGCCGCACGGACAAGGCGGGTCGCCATTTCGGGATGCGCATCGACGAAGAGATTGTGGAACACTAAGCCATGGGTTTGAACAACCAGGACGAAATGACCATGACCGATACTTCCACTATCTCTCTTGAAACCTTGCGCGACGCCATTGACGGTGTCGACCAGGAACTGCTGCACCTGCTCAACCGGCGCGCGCAATTGAGTCTGCAGGTCGGTGAGGCCAAATCCACGACCAAGGGCGCCATTTTCAAGCCGTTTCGGGAGAAGGCCGTTTTAGAGCGGCTGTCCGCGCACAATCCCGGCCCATTGCCCCAGGACCATCTGGAATCCATTTATCGCGAGATTCTCTCGTCTTCGCGCGCCCTGCAACGACCGCAACGGGTCGTCTATCTCGGACCGGAAGGCACTTTTTCCTATTTTGCTGGGGTGCATGCCCTGGGCGGCAGTGCTGAATTTCATGACCAGCCGACACTCGAGGATGTCTTCCACGCCGTGTCCTGCGGACGCGCGGAACTGGGGATCATTCCCTTGGAAAATTCCCTGCAGGGCACGGTGGGGCAAAGCCTGGACCTGTTTTTGATGTACGAAGTCTTTATCCAGGCCGAAGTCTTTTGTCGTATCAGCCACAGCCTGCTCAGCTGCAACGGTGACAAGGGCGGCATCACCACCGTCTATTCGCATCCACAGGCATTGCAGCAATGCGGCGGTTGGTTGCGCCAACATCTCCCTCAGGCCAAGGTCGTGCCAGTGGAAAGCACGGCCGCGGCTGCGGCCCGAGTGAAAAACGCCTCAGAAGCCGCTATCGGCCACAGCGCTCTGGCCGGTTTGTACCAGCTCCAGGTCGTGGCCTCCCATATTGAAGATCTGCCGGAGAATTGGACCCGCTTTTTGGTCATCGGCCGTGGCGCTCCGCCGGCAGGGAACAGGGATAAGACCTCTCTGCTGTTTTCGGTGCCGGATAAACCCGGGGCCTTGGCCGGGGTCCTCAATCTTTTGGCCCGTGAAGGTGTGAATATGCGCAAGCTGGAATCTCGGCCCATGCGCGGTGAACGGTGGAAATACGTCTTTTTCGCTGATCTGGAGTGCGACCTGGGACGGGAGGAGTATACCCAGCTTTTGCAAGCCCTGGAGGCCAACTGTCACAGTTTTCGCGTTCTGGGGAGTTACCCCAACGGCCAAGCCCTGGATATGGGGCGGGAGGAATAGGCATGTACCATGTGGAGGTCACGGTCCCGGCAAGCAAGTCCCTCTCCCATCGGGCTTTGATTTGCGCTGGTCTGGCACTTGGAGTCAGTCGGGTGGAAAACGTCCTGGACAGTCAGGACCTGGACCGGACCCGTGCCTGTCTCGAAGCGCTGGGCACCCAATTCGAGGTCGAGGCCGACGGACTTGTGGTCCGAGGGCGCGGCGGTATCGGCCAGGTCAATCAGGCGAGTCTCGATGTCGGCGAATCCGGCACCACCTGCCGCCTGCTCACGGCTGTGGCCGCAGCCGGTTCAGGGGTGTTTTCCCTTGCCGGGCAAGGTCGGATGCACCAGCGGCCCATCGCGCCGCTGGCTTCGGCTCTTCACCAACTCGGATGCCGCTTTGAATGGCTCGAGGCGGACGGCTTTCTGCCCTGCCGGGTGCATAGCTCAGGGCTCAAAGGGGGGCAGACGACAGTGGCCCTGGATGAAAGCAGCCAATTTCTCTCCGGGTTGCTGCTGGCCTCGCCGCTGGCCTGTGATCCTCTGACTATTGGGATCGGCGGACAGCGGGCCGTCTCCTGGCCCTATGTGGCCTTGACTCTTGAAGTGATGCGTTTTTTTGGACAGGAGCCGATCCTGGAACAAGCGCACGGCGAGAGATGGCACTCCGTGCCCTTTGAGAGCAATCCCTCCATCGAGCCAAGTAAAACGCGGTTTCGTTGCCATCCCGGGGTCTACTCGCCGCAACGCTATCGGGTCGAGGGCGACTGGAGCAACGCGTCCTATTTCGTGGCCGCTGGTGCCATCGGGCCCCGCCCTGTGCGGTTGCGTGGTTTGTATAAGGATTCTCGCCAGGGCGATCGGGTCATTGTGGACATCGTCAAACAATTCGGTGCGTACGTTGAGTGGGGGCGGGAGTCGCTGGTCGTCGCTCCTGGACCTCTTCAGGGGCAGGAATTGGACATGGGCCCTTGCCCGGATCTCGTCCCGACGGTGGCGGTGATGGCCAGTCTGGCGGAAGGCCCCACGGTGATCAAGAATATCGCGCATCTGCAGCTCAAGGAGAGCGACCGTCTCAATGGCGTGGCCAATGAGTTGCGCAAGGCCGGGGCCGAGGTCACCGTTGAAGCGGATACCCTGACGATCATCCCCTGTCCGCTGGGGACCAAACCGCTGCGATTGTCGACTTATGATGATCACCGTATGGCCATGGCCCTTTCCCTGTTCCAGTTGGCCGGGTTGCATCTCCAATTAGACAATCCCGGTTGCGTGGCCAAATCCTTTCCCCGCTTCTGGGAACAATGGGACAAGGTCCGTCAGGCATCGGAAGGAACGTCCGAAAGGCCTGGAAATTGATGTCTGCCATGAGTGCTATCCAGACCATCCTTTTTATCGGCGGCAACGGCGCCATGGCCCGTTTTCTGCAACCGCGGCTTGAAGAGGCCGGGTATGCGGTGCGTGGCGTGGATAAACCCTTGGACGGCGAGCAACTCCGGACAGCCGCGAGCGGGGTGGATCTGGTGATTCTGGCTGTGCCGGTGCCCGCGGTCGAAGAAGTACTTGCCAAGGTGGTCCCGTTTGTGCCGGCCAGGGCCATCCTCGCGGATATCTGCTCGGTAAAGGACGCCCCCCTGCGGCACATGCTCCACTATTTTTCCGGGGATGTGGTTGGAACCCATCCTCTTTTCGGCCCGGCTCCGGATGCGGCCACTCCCCTGCGCACAGTTCTGGTTCCCGGCCGCGGGGCGAACGCCTTGGAGCGGGTGCGTGATGTTTTTGAACGCGCCGGGCTCGTCTGCTTTGAGTCCACGGCTGAAGCCCACGATCGCAGTGTGGCCCTTTTGCAGGGGCTCAATTTTGTGACGTCGGTGGCCTACCTGGCTTGCAGCGCTGATCAGGAGGCTGTGGCGACCTTCATGACCCCTTCGTTTACCCGGCGCCTGGAGGCGGCGAAAAAGATGCTTTTGGAAGATTCTCCTCTGTTTACGGCCCTTTTTGAGGCCAATCCCTACAGCCAGGACGCCGTACGCCAATTCCGTTCCTACCTCAATCTGGCCGCGGCTGGGGATATGGACATTCTGGTGGAAAAGGCCGCCTGGTGGTGGCGTGGTGCGTCATATGAAGAGGAGTGCTACGAGATCTAGTCCAGTTCGAATAGCGATCATGATGGCCCAAGCCGCGCTCCTCTCAAGGGAGCGCGGCTTTTTTTATAGCCAATGCTGCAGCCGCAGCCCGGCTCGACAAGGTGGCTTTGGCCTGGACAAACGCCTGAGGGCGGTTTTCCTCCCAGGGGACCAATTTCGCACCGCGGCCGGTAAACCTGGAAATCGTCAACGCTGCAGTCTTCAGACATGGATGTGCAGAAAAAGGAGAGAATCAATGCCGCAGGTGGTATTACAGCAACAAGGCCGGACTCTTCCGGCGGACACACAGACACCGATCAGTCTGTACCAGCAGATGGTGGGCAAAAAACCAGGGCTGCTCCTGGAGAGTGCTGAAGTCGACGGTCGTTGGGGGCGTTACAGCCTTGTGGCCTGGGATTTTCGCCTTGTGGCCTCCTGCCATGAGGGAAATCTCGAGCTGACGGTCAAGGATGCCCGGCTTGAGGCGCTCCGGAGCTATACGGGGTTGCCTTTCGAACAAGGATTGCGCGCGCTCCTGGCCGATCTGGCGGTACAGCCTCCAGAGGAGCTAGCCGATCTGCCCATTTTTTCCCGCGGTGTCTACGGATATCTCGGCTACGGCCTGGCCGGGTGTTTTGAGCCCGCCTTGGCCGACCAGCTCCCTCCTGAAAAGGCTGAAGCCTGTCTGGTTCTGCCGGCCCATGTCCTTTTATTCGACCATCTGCACCACCGGTGCGTTCAACTCAGCCTGGACGACACCTTCCCCAAACACGGCGGCGGGCGGCAAGTTGGCGCCAGCCTCGATGCCAAGCCGCGGCTGGGACAGGTGGAGACCAGACCGGACAAGGAACAATTCTGTCAGAGCGTGCGTCGCATCCGGGAGGACATCCACAATGGAGAGGCTATCCAGGTCGTCCTTTCGACCCGGTTTCAGGCCTCCTTCTCCGGAGAAGCCTTTGCTGTCTACCGGCGCCTGCGTCAGTACAACCCTTCTCCCTATATGTATTTTTTGCGCTTGCCGGGCACGACTATCGTCGGTTCGTCACCGGAGGTCCTGGTGCGGTGTTCGGAGGGACGGGTCGAGGAATGCCCCATTGCCGGGACCAGGCACCGCGGAACCACCCGGGAGGAAGATGCAGCCCTGGCCGACGAGTTGGCGGCCGATCCCAAGGAGCGGGCCGAGCACGTCATGCTTGTGGATTTGGGCCGCAATGATCTGGGCCGGATCGCTGCAGCGGGCAGTGTCCGTGTCGATAGGCTCATGCAGGTCGAACGGTTTTCCCATGTCATGCACCTGACCTCGTATCTCGAGGCCGAGCTCAAGACTGGCTTGGACGCCGTGGATGTCCTTGCGGCCACGTTTCCTGCCGGCACTGTTTCCGGAGCCCCGAAGATTCGGGCTATGGAGACCATCGCAGAACATGAAAGCCAGCCCCGGGGGCCCTACGCGGGGGCGGTGGGCTGGATCGGGCTTGATCCGGATCAGGTCGCCCTGGACACCGGGATCTGTATCCGGACTTTGTGGATCCAGTCCGGGACCATCTTCTGGCAGGCCGGGGCCGGCATCGTGGCCGACTCGGATCCGGAAAAGGAATGGCAGGAATGCCAGAACAAGGCCCGCATTTTGCGGGAAGTCCTTCAGGAAGAAGGGGAAAGTGATGTTTTTGCTCATCGATAATTTTGATTCGTTTACGTTCAATCTGGTCCAGGCATTTCAGGTCCTTGGGGCTGATCCGGTGGTGTTGCGTAACAACAGACCGGAGCTTCTGGAATTGGCTGCATCGGGCGAGGTGGAACGGGTGGTCATTTCTCCCGGCCCCGGGGGACCGGCGGACAGCGGCCTGTGCCTCCCGTTTCTCCGCTCCCTTGCCGCGGCCACACCGGTGCTGGGCGTTTGCCTGGGCCATCAGATCCTGGCGGCCCATGCTGGGTTGGTTGTGGGCAAGGGGCCCCGGGTGATGCACGGCAAAACCTCGCGTATTCACCACAATGGTGATCCGCTGTTCGCCGGGGTTTCCAATCCTTTTGAAGCTTGCCGTTACCATTCGCTTCTTGTTTCCGGGCTCGAAAAGAGTCCGGCCGTGACCAGGACCTGTCAGAGCGAAGACGGCGACCTCATGGGCCTGCGCTATACCGACCGGCCCTGGATGGGGGTCCAATTCCATCCGGAATCCGTGTTGACCCCTGACGGACAGCGTTTGTTGGCCAATTTTCTCGCCGTATCCAGTTAGCTTGTAATCTGAAAAGGAAAGGATCATGAACGCAGCTGTTGCCATGAATACCATTTTGGACCATGTCGCGGACGGGCAGGATCTTGCGCCGGAGATGGCCCGGGCCTGTTTTGACCATCTGTTTTCCGGCCATTGCCCACCGGCTCAGGCTGGCGGGCTTTTGCTCGCGCTTAGGGCCAAAGGAGAAACCGGGCTGGAACTCGCCGCCGCGGTGCAAGCGGCTTTGCAACAGGCTCGGACCGTCAGCGGACTGACCCGTCCCAGGATCGATACCTGTGGAACCGGGGGAGACAATAAGAGCAGCTTCAATTGCTCCACGGTGGTGGCCCTGTATCTGGCCGATATGGGATACGATGTTGTCAAGCACGGCAACCGGGCCGTCTCTTCGTCCTGCGGCAGTGCCGATGTGGTTGAGGCCTTGGGATTGCCCTTTGCCGAGCAGGAAAACGATGTCCATTCCGGGCTCGCCCGGTCGCGGTTCGTCTTTCTTTTCGCTCCCCATTTCCATCCCGCGTTCGCCAAGCTCGGGCCCATCCGGAAAGATCTCGGCGTGCGGACGCTGTTCAATCTCCTTGGCCCGCTGCTCAATCCGGCTCGCCCGACCCACCAATTGCTCGGCGTCCCCCGGAGCCAGTTCATGCAGCCGGTAGCCGACGCCCTGGCCCTGTCTGGCATCCAGCGCGCCGCGGTGGTGCATGGCGCTGGAGGGTATGACGAGCTGACCCCATTGGGGCCCAACCGGTGCCTTGTTGTGGATAATGGCGAAGTGGTGCGCCGGGATATCGACCCGGCCGCATTCGGCATTGCCACCTGCGACGAGGCGGCCCTGGCCTGCCGGGACAAGACAGAGGCCCTGGAAGTGGTTCGGGCCCTGCTCCAGGGACGCGGGCCCCAGGCGATGCAGGGTATGCTCGCCTTGAATCTGGGTGTGGCCCTTTTCCTTCTCGAGCCGGAATTGTCCCTTGACGCCGCCGTAGCCAGGGCCTGCGAGGCCGTCAGCCGGGGCATCAGCAAGGAGGTGGCCTGTGCTTGACCGGTTCATTGAGGCCAAAAAAGAGGAACTCGAGCGTCTGCGCCTGCAGGAGGCCAACGGGACTCTGCCGGCGCCGCTGGAGATTGACCGCCCCTCGCTCAAGCGCCAGTTACAAGAGGCACCGTCCGTGGCTGTGGTGGCCGAATATAAACGGGCTTCCCCGTCAAAGGGGATTATTAACCCCAGGCTCGGGGCCAAGGAAGCGGCCGAGGCCTATGCGGCCGGCGGAGCGGCCGCGATTTCCGTTTTGACCGAAAAAGCGCATTTCCATGGCTCGCTGGCCTTTTTGGAACGGGCCCAGGTGGCGGGCTTGCCGCTATTGCGCAAGGATTTTCTCTTCCATCCGCTGCAAATTGCGGAATCGGCCGCGACGCCGGCAGCCGCCGTATTGTTGATCGTTCGCTATTTTCTGGAGACTCCGGGGACCCTTAAAACGCTTGTGGAGCAGGCACAGGCCTATGGTCTGGAGACAGTGGTCGAGGTTTTCAGCGAAGCTGAAATCGACCTGGCGCGGCAGGCGGGCGCGGATATCATCCAGGTCAACAATCGCGATCTGGACACGCTGCAGGTTGACCTGGATCGCTCCTACGCCTTGGGCAAGCGCAAGCAGGCCGGTGAAGTCTGGATCAGCGCCAGCGGCATCAATGCACCGCAGCATTGTGTCGCCCTGGGCGAACGCGGCTTTGATGCTGTTTTGGTGGGCACTTGGTTGATGCAACACAAGGAGCCAGCCGCTGCGCTGCGGTATTTACGCGGTGTTGGCCCGGGGATGGCTACGGCCAAAAGCACCCCGTTTTTTGAACAAGGATAACATCATGGCAGACACGTTGCTGATCAAGGTCTGTGGGCTCAAGCGGCAGCAGGATGTTGAACTCTGCGGCGCCTTGGGCGTGGACATGGTGGGGTTTATTTTTCATGAGCCCTCTTTGCGCAGCATCCGGCCCGAGCAGGTCGCCGAGTTGCCGCGGGGACGATTTCTGCGGGTTGGGGTCGTAGTCCGGCAAAGGACAGCGGCGATCACTGATATCATGCACCGGGCCGAACTGGATCTGGTCCAGTTCCATGGCGAGCAGGATCACCACGACGCAGCGGCGATCGGGCCGCAGCGGGTCATCCGAGTGGTCTGGCCCGAGCGGTTTGCCTCCAAAGCGGCGTTACAGGCCTATCTGGATGCCTGGGCGGATTCGTGCCGGTACTTTCTGTGCGATAGCGGGGTTGCCGGTGGCGGGCACGGGCGGGAACTGCAGAGTGCCGTGGCCTTGCAGCAGATCGTTTTTCCCCGTCCTTGGCTGCTGGCCGGCGGAATTGGTGCAGAAAATGTTCGTAAAAAAATCACGAAATTCCAGCCAGATGGGGTAGATATGAACTCCGGTGTTGAAAACGCCCCCGGCGAAAAGAACAGGGGGCAGCTCATCGCCGCGGTCCAAACCATGCGCCAGAGCCGGTCATGCGTCCAGTTGGGGGAGTGAACCGGTTCCGGGGGTTTTGAACATGGCTTGGTGCCCTGCTGTTTGACGGCAACGTAGGCTCCCTTTTTCATGGTGAATGCTTTTCCACTCAGAGCTGTGCCAGCGCATTGGCCTTTGCGAGCTACGCGGTGTGGGGTGGGAAAAAACAAGCTATGTTCGTTTTTAGTTAATGAATATCAATATGTTATAAAAGAAAAGAACATCCTGTGGAAAACTTAAGAACAAAGGAACACCGACAATGAACACAAAAACAGAATTCCCGGATGCCGGATATTACGACGGATTCGGCGGCCAGTTTGTCCCTGAATTGCTGATGCCGCCCTTGATCGAATTGGAAGAGGCGATGCAGTCTGTCCTGCCCAGTCAGGCGTTTCAAGAGGAGTTGGCTGAAGTCCTCCAGGATTACGTGGGGCGACCGACGCCGTTGTATCGATGCCGTAATCTTTCCAAGCGACTTGGATTCGACCTGTGGCTCAAACGTGAGGACCTGGCGCATACAGGCGCGCATAAGATCAACAACACCATCGGACAGGCCCTCTTGGCCAAGCATATGGGCAAGCGGTGCCTGTTGGCCGAAACCGGAGCGGGGCAGCACGGGGTGGCCAC
The sequence above is drawn from the Desulfohalobium retbaense DSM 5692 genome and encodes:
- a CDS encoding P-II family nitrogen regulator, which codes for MKLIIAYIRPERLNPVKQALYAKRVYNMSVTNILGSGRQKGFTETYRGVVMEVNLLKKIRLEIGVNEEFVDAALDAIREGAQTGREGDGVVFVLDIAKSMRIRTEETGPDAIG
- a CDS encoding ammonium transporter encodes the protein MRSRKTSLCKSNVLRPLAFAAVLGFVPTMALAAEAPLSQFHGNILWTLIAAILVMFMQAGFAAVEAGFTQAKNAGNILMKNVLDFSAGSVMFFFFGFALMFGTDVGGLLGGSGFALGGVDATSPDGQWTLTFWFFQSVFAATAATIVSGGVAERTKFPAYILISIIVTGLIYPISGHWAWGSLWLGDAGAGWLESLGFADFAGSTVVHSVGAWIALAGAIVVGPRLGKYTKDGTARAIPGHNIPLAGLGVFILWFGWFGFNPGSTTTADGTIGYIAVNTSLSAGTGALGAMIMAWLRFGKPDATMSLNGILAGLVGITAGCYELSPIGAMIVGLGSGILCILSVEFIDKVLKVDDPVGCVSVHGTCGAFGTLCVGLLAAPGYGGLTGLFYGGSINLLGIQALGVASVFVWAFGVGFMAFKGVDALIGIRVDEDEERKGLDITEHGMESYNGFQIFSTE
- a CDS encoding 2-amino-3,7-dideoxy-D-threo-hept-6-ulosonate synthase, whose translation is MHLGKALRLERIVNRNTGRTIIVPLDHGVTVGPIYGLVDLRETVDKVAEGGANAVLMHKGLVRCGHREHGRDVGLIVHLSASTALSPYPNAKTLVGSVEDAIKLGADAVSVHVNIGDESERQMLSDLGNVSSRAAEWGIPVLAMVYARGPKIENEFDPQVVAHCARLGEELGADVVKVVYTGDIESFSKIVDACCVPVVIAGGPKLENTRQLVQMVHDSIEAGGAGLSVGRNIFQAEAPDRLVRALHQIVHEDYSVEQALSLLESGE
- a CDS encoding 3-dehydroquinate synthase II family protein, with product MMTVYVKAMPFDKQVVTLALESGVDGLFVAQEHKEEVLSLGRTAVVTPEEMEEITLADKGDEEEAATALRAGKNVVLRQGWEIIPVENLLAQGGRLGLEVTSLEQARLAAGILERGVDFIVVPQEACEAIKPIVDGMKRSQGQLDLEIGRITSIAQVGLGHRVCVDTCSLMRTGQGLLVGNSAALTFLVNAETESNPYVAARPFRINAGGVHAYVSMPGDTTSYLEELRAGSEVLVVGHDGTTQVATVGRVKTEVRPLLLITAEVGGSSGQVFLQNAETIRLVRPDGSPVSVVSLREGDEILCRTDKAGRHFGMRIDEEIVEH
- the pheA gene encoding prephenate dehydratase: MGLNNQDEMTMTDTSTISLETLRDAIDGVDQELLHLLNRRAQLSLQVGEAKSTTKGAIFKPFREKAVLERLSAHNPGPLPQDHLESIYREILSSSRALQRPQRVVYLGPEGTFSYFAGVHALGGSAEFHDQPTLEDVFHAVSCGRAELGIIPLENSLQGTVGQSLDLFLMYEVFIQAEVFCRISHSLLSCNGDKGGITTVYSHPQALQQCGGWLRQHLPQAKVVPVESTAAAAARVKNASEAAIGHSALAGLYQLQVVASHIEDLPENWTRFLVIGRGAPPAGNRDKTSLLFSVPDKPGALAGVLNLLAREGVNMRKLESRPMRGERWKYVFFADLECDLGREEYTQLLQALEANCHSFRVLGSYPNGQALDMGREE
- the aroA gene encoding 3-phosphoshikimate 1-carboxyvinyltransferase, whose amino-acid sequence is MYHVEVTVPASKSLSHRALICAGLALGVSRVENVLDSQDLDRTRACLEALGTQFEVEADGLVVRGRGGIGQVNQASLDVGESGTTCRLLTAVAAAGSGVFSLAGQGRMHQRPIAPLASALHQLGCRFEWLEADGFLPCRVHSSGLKGGQTTVALDESSQFLSGLLLASPLACDPLTIGIGGQRAVSWPYVALTLEVMRFFGQEPILEQAHGERWHSVPFESNPSIEPSKTRFRCHPGVYSPQRYRVEGDWSNASYFVAAGAIGPRPVRLRGLYKDSRQGDRVIVDIVKQFGAYVEWGRESLVVAPGPLQGQELDMGPCPDLVPTVAVMASLAEGPTVIKNIAHLQLKESDRLNGVANELRKAGAEVTVEADTLTIIPCPLGTKPLRLSTYDDHRMAMALSLFQLAGLHLQLDNPGCVAKSFPRFWEQWDKVRQASEGTSERPGN
- a CDS encoding prephenate dehydrogenase/arogenate dehydrogenase family protein; translation: MSAIQTILFIGGNGAMARFLQPRLEEAGYAVRGVDKPLDGEQLRTAASGVDLVILAVPVPAVEEVLAKVVPFVPARAILADICSVKDAPLRHMLHYFSGDVVGTHPLFGPAPDAATPLRTVLVPGRGANALERVRDVFERAGLVCFESTAEAHDRSVALLQGLNFVTSVAYLACSADQEAVATFMTPSFTRRLEAAKKMLLEDSPLFTALFEANPYSQDAVRQFRSYLNLAAAGDMDILVEKAAWWWRGASYEEECYEI